A genome region from Solanum pennellii chromosome 12, SPENNV200 includes the following:
- the LOC107005334 gene encoding uncharacterized protein LOC107005334 isoform X1, with translation MVLNAGRKIMFRSFLRKAVSKQLSYHPDVTKQLCRHPFQFHSKRGMHSRNKKAMEFIAKGWNALQEVDRVIDYCELNDKRLIPPLRTAKENFELALEADNSNTHARYWLSKLHLKYHVPGACKAVGAALLVEAAEMGDPEAQFELGCRLRVENEYVQSDQQAFYYLEKAVDQLHPGALYLLGAVYLTGDCVKKDVGSALWCFHRASQKGHAGAAIAYGSLLLTGVELPESITKFYVKRGSSSRISRRNGVDAELNPIELAREQFEIAAKAGSDLGFRWLQRIEEEVKRLQSS, from the exons ATGGTTCTTAATGCAGGCAGGAAAATAATGTTCAGATCATTCCTTCGAAAGGCCGTTTCTAAACAGCTTAGTTATCATCCAGATGTCACTAAACAGCTTTGTCGTCATCCTTTCCAGTTCCATTCAAAG AGAGGAATGCACAGCAGAAATAAGAAGGCAATGGAGTTCATAGCTAAAGGGTGGAATGCTCTGCAGGAAGTTGATAGAGTAATTGATTATTGTGAGCTTAATGACAAACGTCTCATTCCTCCACTAAGG ACAGCAAAGGAGAATTTTGAGTTGGCCCTAGAAGCAGACAACTCAAATACGCATGCAAGATATTGGCTTTCAAAACTTCATCTCAAGTACCATGTCCCTGGGGCATGCAAAGCTGT AGGAGCTGCTTTATTGGTTGAAGCTGCAGAAATGGGTGATCCAGAAGCTCAATTTGAATTAGGTTGCCGTTTAAGAGTCGAG AACGAGTATGTGCAATCAGATCAGCAAGCATTTTACTACTTGGAGAAAGCTGTTGACCAG TTGCATCCAGGTGCACTATACCTCTTGGGTGCTGTGTATCTTACTGGGGACTGCGTGAAAAAGGATGTTGGTTCTGCTTTGTGGTGTTTCCATAGAGCATCTCAGAAG GGTCATGCTGGAGCAGCTATAGCGTATGGATCCCTTTTACTCACAG GTGTGGAACTTCCAGAATCAATAACGAAATTTTATGTGAAGAGGGGGTCATCAAGCAGAATATCAAGGAGGAACGGCGTTGATGCTGAGCTTAATCCGATTGAGCTGGCCAGAGAACAATTTGAAATTGCTGCAAAAGCAGGATCGGACCTTGGATTTAGGTGGTTACAAAGAATTGAGGAGGAAGTGAAACGTCTGCAGTCTTCCTAG
- the LOC107005334 gene encoding uncharacterized protein LOC107005334 isoform X2, producing the protein MFRSFLRKAVSKQLSYHPDVTKQLCRHPFQFHSKRGMHSRNKKAMEFIAKGWNALQEVDRVIDYCELNDKRLIPPLRTAKENFELALEADNSNTHARYWLSKLHLKYHVPGACKAVGAALLVEAAEMGDPEAQFELGCRLRVENEYVQSDQQAFYYLEKAVDQLHPGALYLLGAVYLTGDCVKKDVGSALWCFHRASQKGHAGAAIAYGSLLLTGVELPESITKFYVKRGSSSRISRRNGVDAELNPIELAREQFEIAAKAGSDLGFRWLQRIEEEVKRLQSS; encoded by the exons ATGTTCAGATCATTCCTTCGAAAGGCCGTTTCTAAACAGCTTAGTTATCATCCAGATGTCACTAAACAGCTTTGTCGTCATCCTTTCCAGTTCCATTCAAAG AGAGGAATGCACAGCAGAAATAAGAAGGCAATGGAGTTCATAGCTAAAGGGTGGAATGCTCTGCAGGAAGTTGATAGAGTAATTGATTATTGTGAGCTTAATGACAAACGTCTCATTCCTCCACTAAGG ACAGCAAAGGAGAATTTTGAGTTGGCCCTAGAAGCAGACAACTCAAATACGCATGCAAGATATTGGCTTTCAAAACTTCATCTCAAGTACCATGTCCCTGGGGCATGCAAAGCTGT AGGAGCTGCTTTATTGGTTGAAGCTGCAGAAATGGGTGATCCAGAAGCTCAATTTGAATTAGGTTGCCGTTTAAGAGTCGAG AACGAGTATGTGCAATCAGATCAGCAAGCATTTTACTACTTGGAGAAAGCTGTTGACCAG TTGCATCCAGGTGCACTATACCTCTTGGGTGCTGTGTATCTTACTGGGGACTGCGTGAAAAAGGATGTTGGTTCTGCTTTGTGGTGTTTCCATAGAGCATCTCAGAAG GGTCATGCTGGAGCAGCTATAGCGTATGGATCCCTTTTACTCACAG GTGTGGAACTTCCAGAATCAATAACGAAATTTTATGTGAAGAGGGGGTCATCAAGCAGAATATCAAGGAGGAACGGCGTTGATGCTGAGCTTAATCCGATTGAGCTGGCCAGAGAACAATTTGAAATTGCTGCAAAAGCAGGATCGGACCTTGGATTTAGGTGGTTACAAAGAATTGAGGAGGAAGTGAAACGTCTGCAGTCTTCCTAG
- the LOC107005336 gene encoding probable sesquiterpene synthase: MRIIYQDLLDVYNEIEKELANENKSFLVNYSINEGWERIATKDAFDWLTNEPPILVASCIITRLLNDLLSHEEEQKRGDAASGVECYMKEYGVRKEEAHTKIRNIIENYWKDLNEEYFKVDATIITRVLLMPIINLTRVSEFMYKDEDAYTFSKNNLKCVISEILVDPII; this comes from the exons ATGAGGATTATTTATCAAGATCTTTTAGATGTTTACAATGAAATTGAGAAAGAGTTGGCAAATGAAAACAAGTCATTTCTAGTCAACTATTCCATAAATGAG GGATGGGAGAGAATAGCAACTAAAGATGCATTTGATTGGCTAACAAATGAACCTCCAATACTTGTTGCATCTTGTATCATTACTAGATTACTCAATGATCTTTTATCACATGAG GAAGAGCAAAAAAGAGGAGATGCAGCTTCTGGTGTTGAATGTTATATGAAAGAATATGGTGTTAGAAAGGAAGAAGCACACACAAAGATAAGAaacataatagaaaattattggAAGGATTTGAATGAAGAATACTTTAAAGTGGATGCGACTATTATAACAAGAGTTCTGCTTATGCCTATAATTAATCTTACAAGAGTATCTGAGTTCATGTATAAAGATGAAGATGCTTAtactttttccaaaaataacttgAAATGTGTCATCTCTGAaatactagttgatcctattatATAG